Proteins found in one Rhinolophus ferrumequinum isolate MPI-CBG mRhiFer1 chromosome 9, mRhiFer1_v1.p, whole genome shotgun sequence genomic segment:
- the MPL gene encoding thrombopoietin receptor isoform X1 — MPSWGLLVVTSCLLLDPQNLAQVTNQGPRAQLTSCSSDASLLASDSETLNCFTRTFEDLTCFWDEEEAAPSGIYQLLYAYPGEEPRACPLSSQSVAPFGTRYVCQFPAQDEVRLFFPLHLWVKNTFLNQNLSQRVLFVDSVGLPAPPSIIKAMSGSQPGELQISWEAPAPEISDFLRHQLRYGPKDPRNSTGTTVMQLLSTETCCPALQRPNLAPALDEPACAQPMMSQQDGPEQTSPTREAPSLTVMDGSCLISGLQPGNSYRLQLRSQPDGVSLRGSWGPWSLPVTTDLPEDAVEIGLQCFTRDLKNVTCEWQRQDHASSQGFFYHSRPRCCPRNRDPIWEKCEEEEKNPGLQPSQFSRCHFKSRNDSVIHILVEVTTAQGAFHSYLGSPFWIHQAEGLRPVPDDIPVVLIPTPNLHWSEVSSGQLELEWQHPSSWAAQETCYQLRYIGEGHQDWKVLEPPLGAQGEILELRPRSRYRLQLRARLHGPTYQGPWSTWSDPVRVETASDTAWISLVTALLLMLGLSALLGLLLLRWQFLAHYRSLRHALWPSLPDLHRVVGQYLRDTAALSPPKAAVSDACEEVEPSLLEILPKSSEKTPLPLCSSQTQMDYRGLQHSCLGTMPLSVCPPMAESGSYCTTHIANHSYLPLTCWQAPHSQYPGQIQTL; from the exons ATGCCCTCCTGGGGCCTCTTGGTGGtcacctcctgcctcctcctggaCCCCCAAAACCTGGCACAAGTCACCAACCAAG GACCCAGAGCTCAACTCACCAGCTGTTCCTCAGATGCCTCCTTGTTGGCCTCGGACTCAGAGACCCTGAACTGTTTTACTCGAACATTTGAGGACCTCACTTGCTTCTGGGATGAGGAAGAGGCAGCACCCAGTGGAATATACCAGCTGCTGTATGCCTACCCAGG GGAGGAGCCCCGTGCCTGCCCCCTGAGTTCACAGAGTGTGGCCCCCTTTGGAACCCGATATGTGTGCCAGTTTCCAGCCCAGGATGAAGTTCGCCTCTTCTTTCCACTGCACCTCTGGGTGAAGAACACATTCCTGAACCAGAACCTGAGCCAGCGGGTGCTCTTTGTGGACAGTGTGG GCCTGCCAGCTCCGCCCAGTATCATCAAGGCCATGAGCGGGAGCCAGCCAGGGGAGCTTCAGATCAGCTGGGAGGCCCCAGCTCCCGAAATCAGTGATTTCCTGAGGCACCAACTCCGCTATGGCCCCAAGGATCCCAGGAACTCCACTGGTACCACAGTCATGCAGCTGCTGTCCACTGAAACCTGCTGCCCAGCTCTGCAGAGGCCAAACCTAGCCCCAGCTCTGGACGAGCCTGCATGTGCTCAGCCCATGATGTCCCAACAGGATGGACCAGAGCAGACCTCCCCAACTAGAGAA GCTCCATCTCTGACAGTGATGGATGGAAGCTGCCTCATCTCAGGGCTCCAGCCTGGGAACTCCTACCGGCTCCAGCTGCGCAGCCAACCTGATGGGGTGTCCCTGCGTGGCTCCTGGGGACCCTGGTCCCTCCCTGTAACCACGGACCTGCCTGAGGATGCAG TGGAAATTGGACTGCAGTGCTTTACCCGGGACTTGAAGAACGTTACCTGTGAGTGGCAGCGACAGGACCATGCTAGCTCCCAAGGCTTCTTCTATCACAGCAGGCCACGGTGCTGCCCCAGAAACAG GGACCCCATCTGGGAAAAGtgtgaagaggaggagaaaaatccAGGATTACAGCCCTCCCAGTTCTCCCGCTGCCACTTCAAGTCACGAAATGACAGTGTTATTCACATCCTTGTGGAGGTGACCACAGCCCAGGGTGCTTTTCACAGCTACCTGGGCTCCCCTTTCTGGATCCACCAGGCTG AAGGGCTTAGGCCAGTCCCTGATGACATCCCTGTAGTGCTTATCCCCACTCCAAACTTGCACTGGAGTGAGGTCTCCAGTGGGCAGCTGGAATTGGAATGGCAGCACCCATCATCCTGGGCAGCCCAAGAGACCTGCTATCAGCTCCGATACATAGGAGAAGGCCATCAAGACTGGAAG GTACTGGAGCCACCTCTTGGGGCCCAGGGAGAGATCCTGGAGCTACGCCCGCGCTCCCGCTACCGTTTACAGCTGCGCGCCAGGCTCCACGGTCCCACCTACCAAGGCCCCTGGAGCACTTGGTCAGACCCAGTTAGGGTGGAGACCGCCTCCGACACAG CCTGGATCTCCTTGGTGACCGCTCTGCTCCTAATGCTGGGCCTCAGCGCCCTCCTGGGCCTGCTGCTGCTGAGGTGGCAGTTTCTCGCGCACTACAG GAGCCTGAGGCATGCCCTGTGGCCCTCACTTCCGGACCTACACCGGGTCGTAGGCCAGTACCTTAGGGATACTGCAGCTCTGAGTCCG cccaaGGCTGCAGTCTCAGATGCCTGTGAGGAAGTGGAACCCAGCCTCCTTGAAATTCTACCTAAGTCCTCAGAGAAGACTCCCTTGCCCCTATGTTCTTCCCAGACCCAGATGGACTACCGAGGATTGCAGCACTCTTGCCTGGGGACCATGCCCCTGTCTGTGTGCCCACCCATGGCTGAGTCAGGGTCCTACTGTACCACTCACATTGCCAACCACTCCTACTTACCACTGACCTGTTGGCAGGCCCCTCACTCCCAGTACCCTGGACAGATCCAAACCCTCTAG
- the MPL gene encoding thrombopoietin receptor isoform X2 — protein MPSWGLLVVTSCLLLDPQNLAQVTNQDASLLASDSETLNCFTRTFEDLTCFWDEEEAAPSGIYQLLYAYPGEEPRACPLSSQSVAPFGTRYVCQFPAQDEVRLFFPLHLWVKNTFLNQNLSQRVLFVDSVGLPAPPSIIKAMSGSQPGELQISWEAPAPEISDFLRHQLRYGPKDPRNSTGTTVMQLLSTETCCPALQRPNLAPALDEPACAQPMMSQQDGPEQTSPTREAPSLTVMDGSCLISGLQPGNSYRLQLRSQPDGVSLRGSWGPWSLPVTTDLPEDAVEIGLQCFTRDLKNVTCEWQRQDHASSQGFFYHSRPRCCPRNRDPIWEKCEEEEKNPGLQPSQFSRCHFKSRNDSVIHILVEVTTAQGAFHSYLGSPFWIHQAEGLRPVPDDIPVVLIPTPNLHWSEVSSGQLELEWQHPSSWAAQETCYQLRYIGEGHQDWKVLEPPLGAQGEILELRPRSRYRLQLRARLHGPTYQGPWSTWSDPVRVETASDTAWISLVTALLLMLGLSALLGLLLLRWQFLAHYRSLRHALWPSLPDLHRVVGQYLRDTAALSPPKAAVSDACEEVEPSLLEILPKSSEKTPLPLCSSQTQMDYRGLQHSCLGTMPLSVCPPMAESGSYCTTHIANHSYLPLTCWQAPHSQYPGQIQTL, from the exons ATGCCCTCCTGGGGCCTCTTGGTGGtcacctcctgcctcctcctggaCCCCCAAAACCTGGCACAAGTCACCAACCAAG ATGCCTCCTTGTTGGCCTCGGACTCAGAGACCCTGAACTGTTTTACTCGAACATTTGAGGACCTCACTTGCTTCTGGGATGAGGAAGAGGCAGCACCCAGTGGAATATACCAGCTGCTGTATGCCTACCCAGG GGAGGAGCCCCGTGCCTGCCCCCTGAGTTCACAGAGTGTGGCCCCCTTTGGAACCCGATATGTGTGCCAGTTTCCAGCCCAGGATGAAGTTCGCCTCTTCTTTCCACTGCACCTCTGGGTGAAGAACACATTCCTGAACCAGAACCTGAGCCAGCGGGTGCTCTTTGTGGACAGTGTGG GCCTGCCAGCTCCGCCCAGTATCATCAAGGCCATGAGCGGGAGCCAGCCAGGGGAGCTTCAGATCAGCTGGGAGGCCCCAGCTCCCGAAATCAGTGATTTCCTGAGGCACCAACTCCGCTATGGCCCCAAGGATCCCAGGAACTCCACTGGTACCACAGTCATGCAGCTGCTGTCCACTGAAACCTGCTGCCCAGCTCTGCAGAGGCCAAACCTAGCCCCAGCTCTGGACGAGCCTGCATGTGCTCAGCCCATGATGTCCCAACAGGATGGACCAGAGCAGACCTCCCCAACTAGAGAA GCTCCATCTCTGACAGTGATGGATGGAAGCTGCCTCATCTCAGGGCTCCAGCCTGGGAACTCCTACCGGCTCCAGCTGCGCAGCCAACCTGATGGGGTGTCCCTGCGTGGCTCCTGGGGACCCTGGTCCCTCCCTGTAACCACGGACCTGCCTGAGGATGCAG TGGAAATTGGACTGCAGTGCTTTACCCGGGACTTGAAGAACGTTACCTGTGAGTGGCAGCGACAGGACCATGCTAGCTCCCAAGGCTTCTTCTATCACAGCAGGCCACGGTGCTGCCCCAGAAACAG GGACCCCATCTGGGAAAAGtgtgaagaggaggagaaaaatccAGGATTACAGCCCTCCCAGTTCTCCCGCTGCCACTTCAAGTCACGAAATGACAGTGTTATTCACATCCTTGTGGAGGTGACCACAGCCCAGGGTGCTTTTCACAGCTACCTGGGCTCCCCTTTCTGGATCCACCAGGCTG AAGGGCTTAGGCCAGTCCCTGATGACATCCCTGTAGTGCTTATCCCCACTCCAAACTTGCACTGGAGTGAGGTCTCCAGTGGGCAGCTGGAATTGGAATGGCAGCACCCATCATCCTGGGCAGCCCAAGAGACCTGCTATCAGCTCCGATACATAGGAGAAGGCCATCAAGACTGGAAG GTACTGGAGCCACCTCTTGGGGCCCAGGGAGAGATCCTGGAGCTACGCCCGCGCTCCCGCTACCGTTTACAGCTGCGCGCCAGGCTCCACGGTCCCACCTACCAAGGCCCCTGGAGCACTTGGTCAGACCCAGTTAGGGTGGAGACCGCCTCCGACACAG CCTGGATCTCCTTGGTGACCGCTCTGCTCCTAATGCTGGGCCTCAGCGCCCTCCTGGGCCTGCTGCTGCTGAGGTGGCAGTTTCTCGCGCACTACAG GAGCCTGAGGCATGCCCTGTGGCCCTCACTTCCGGACCTACACCGGGTCGTAGGCCAGTACCTTAGGGATACTGCAGCTCTGAGTCCG cccaaGGCTGCAGTCTCAGATGCCTGTGAGGAAGTGGAACCCAGCCTCCTTGAAATTCTACCTAAGTCCTCAGAGAAGACTCCCTTGCCCCTATGTTCTTCCCAGACCCAGATGGACTACCGAGGATTGCAGCACTCTTGCCTGGGGACCATGCCCCTGTCTGTGTGCCCACCCATGGCTGAGTCAGGGTCCTACTGTACCACTCACATTGCCAACCACTCCTACTTACCACTGACCTGTTGGCAGGCCCCTCACTCCCAGTACCCTGGACAGATCCAAACCCTCTAG
- the MPL gene encoding thrombopoietin receptor isoform X4 produces MPSWGLLVVTSCLLLDPQNLAQVTNQDASLLASDSETLNCFTRTFEDLTCFWDEEEAAPSGIYQLLYAYPGEEPRACPLSSQSVAPFGTRYVCQFPAQDEVRLFFPLHLWVKNTFLNQNLSQRVLFVDSVGLPAPPSIIKAMSGSQPGELQISWEAPAPEISDFLRHQLRYGPKDPRNSTGTTVMQLLSTETCCPALQRPNLAPALDEPACAQPMMSQQDGPEQTSPTREAPSLTVMDGSCLISGLQPGNSYRLQLRSQPDGVSLRGSWGPWSLPVTTDLPEDAVEIGLQCFTRDLKNVTCEWQRQDHASSQGFFYHSRPRCCPRNRDPIWEKCEEEEKNPGLQPSQFSRCHFKSRNDSVIHILVEVTTAQGAFHSYLGSPFWIHQAVLIPTPNLHWSEVSSGQLELEWQHPSSWAAQETCYQLRYIGEGHQDWKVLEPPLGAQGEILELRPRSRYRLQLRARLHGPTYQGPWSTWSDPVRVETASDTAWISLVTALLLMLGLSALLGLLLLRWQFLAHYRSLRHALWPSLPDLHRVVGQYLRDTAALSPPKAAVSDACEEVEPSLLEILPKSSEKTPLPLCSSQTQMDYRGLQHSCLGTMPLSVCPPMAESGSYCTTHIANHSYLPLTCWQAPHSQYPGQIQTL; encoded by the exons ATGCCCTCCTGGGGCCTCTTGGTGGtcacctcctgcctcctcctggaCCCCCAAAACCTGGCACAAGTCACCAACCAAG ATGCCTCCTTGTTGGCCTCGGACTCAGAGACCCTGAACTGTTTTACTCGAACATTTGAGGACCTCACTTGCTTCTGGGATGAGGAAGAGGCAGCACCCAGTGGAATATACCAGCTGCTGTATGCCTACCCAGG GGAGGAGCCCCGTGCCTGCCCCCTGAGTTCACAGAGTGTGGCCCCCTTTGGAACCCGATATGTGTGCCAGTTTCCAGCCCAGGATGAAGTTCGCCTCTTCTTTCCACTGCACCTCTGGGTGAAGAACACATTCCTGAACCAGAACCTGAGCCAGCGGGTGCTCTTTGTGGACAGTGTGG GCCTGCCAGCTCCGCCCAGTATCATCAAGGCCATGAGCGGGAGCCAGCCAGGGGAGCTTCAGATCAGCTGGGAGGCCCCAGCTCCCGAAATCAGTGATTTCCTGAGGCACCAACTCCGCTATGGCCCCAAGGATCCCAGGAACTCCACTGGTACCACAGTCATGCAGCTGCTGTCCACTGAAACCTGCTGCCCAGCTCTGCAGAGGCCAAACCTAGCCCCAGCTCTGGACGAGCCTGCATGTGCTCAGCCCATGATGTCCCAACAGGATGGACCAGAGCAGACCTCCCCAACTAGAGAA GCTCCATCTCTGACAGTGATGGATGGAAGCTGCCTCATCTCAGGGCTCCAGCCTGGGAACTCCTACCGGCTCCAGCTGCGCAGCCAACCTGATGGGGTGTCCCTGCGTGGCTCCTGGGGACCCTGGTCCCTCCCTGTAACCACGGACCTGCCTGAGGATGCAG TGGAAATTGGACTGCAGTGCTTTACCCGGGACTTGAAGAACGTTACCTGTGAGTGGCAGCGACAGGACCATGCTAGCTCCCAAGGCTTCTTCTATCACAGCAGGCCACGGTGCTGCCCCAGAAACAG GGACCCCATCTGGGAAAAGtgtgaagaggaggagaaaaatccAGGATTACAGCCCTCCCAGTTCTCCCGCTGCCACTTCAAGTCACGAAATGACAGTGTTATTCACATCCTTGTGGAGGTGACCACAGCCCAGGGTGCTTTTCACAGCTACCTGGGCTCCCCTTTCTGGATCCACCAGGCTG TGCTTATCCCCACTCCAAACTTGCACTGGAGTGAGGTCTCCAGTGGGCAGCTGGAATTGGAATGGCAGCACCCATCATCCTGGGCAGCCCAAGAGACCTGCTATCAGCTCCGATACATAGGAGAAGGCCATCAAGACTGGAAG GTACTGGAGCCACCTCTTGGGGCCCAGGGAGAGATCCTGGAGCTACGCCCGCGCTCCCGCTACCGTTTACAGCTGCGCGCCAGGCTCCACGGTCCCACCTACCAAGGCCCCTGGAGCACTTGGTCAGACCCAGTTAGGGTGGAGACCGCCTCCGACACAG CCTGGATCTCCTTGGTGACCGCTCTGCTCCTAATGCTGGGCCTCAGCGCCCTCCTGGGCCTGCTGCTGCTGAGGTGGCAGTTTCTCGCGCACTACAG GAGCCTGAGGCATGCCCTGTGGCCCTCACTTCCGGACCTACACCGGGTCGTAGGCCAGTACCTTAGGGATACTGCAGCTCTGAGTCCG cccaaGGCTGCAGTCTCAGATGCCTGTGAGGAAGTGGAACCCAGCCTCCTTGAAATTCTACCTAAGTCCTCAGAGAAGACTCCCTTGCCCCTATGTTCTTCCCAGACCCAGATGGACTACCGAGGATTGCAGCACTCTTGCCTGGGGACCATGCCCCTGTCTGTGTGCCCACCCATGGCTGAGTCAGGGTCCTACTGTACCACTCACATTGCCAACCACTCCTACTTACCACTGACCTGTTGGCAGGCCCCTCACTCCCAGTACCCTGGACAGATCCAAACCCTCTAG
- the MPL gene encoding thrombopoietin receptor isoform X3: protein MPSWGLLVVTSCLLLDPQNLAQVTNQGPRAQLTSCSSDASLLASDSETLNCFTRTFEDLTCFWDEEEAAPSGIYQLLYAYPGEEPRACPLSSQSVAPFGTRYVCQFPAQDEVRLFFPLHLWVKNTFLNQNLSQRVLFVDSVGLPAPPSIIKAMSGSQPGELQISWEAPAPEISDFLRHQLRYGPKDPRNSTGTTVMQLLSTETCCPALQRPNLAPALDEPACAQPMMSQQDGPEQTSPTREAPSLTVMDGSCLISGLQPGNSYRLQLRSQPDGVSLRGSWGPWSLPVTTDLPEDAVEIGLQCFTRDLKNVTCEWQRQDHASSQGFFYHSRPRCCPRNRDPIWEKCEEEEKNPGLQPSQFSRCHFKSRNDSVIHILVEVTTAQGAFHSYLGSPFWIHQAVLIPTPNLHWSEVSSGQLELEWQHPSSWAAQETCYQLRYIGEGHQDWKVLEPPLGAQGEILELRPRSRYRLQLRARLHGPTYQGPWSTWSDPVRVETASDTAWISLVTALLLMLGLSALLGLLLLRWQFLAHYRSLRHALWPSLPDLHRVVGQYLRDTAALSPPKAAVSDACEEVEPSLLEILPKSSEKTPLPLCSSQTQMDYRGLQHSCLGTMPLSVCPPMAESGSYCTTHIANHSYLPLTCWQAPHSQYPGQIQTL from the exons ATGCCCTCCTGGGGCCTCTTGGTGGtcacctcctgcctcctcctggaCCCCCAAAACCTGGCACAAGTCACCAACCAAG GACCCAGAGCTCAACTCACCAGCTGTTCCTCAGATGCCTCCTTGTTGGCCTCGGACTCAGAGACCCTGAACTGTTTTACTCGAACATTTGAGGACCTCACTTGCTTCTGGGATGAGGAAGAGGCAGCACCCAGTGGAATATACCAGCTGCTGTATGCCTACCCAGG GGAGGAGCCCCGTGCCTGCCCCCTGAGTTCACAGAGTGTGGCCCCCTTTGGAACCCGATATGTGTGCCAGTTTCCAGCCCAGGATGAAGTTCGCCTCTTCTTTCCACTGCACCTCTGGGTGAAGAACACATTCCTGAACCAGAACCTGAGCCAGCGGGTGCTCTTTGTGGACAGTGTGG GCCTGCCAGCTCCGCCCAGTATCATCAAGGCCATGAGCGGGAGCCAGCCAGGGGAGCTTCAGATCAGCTGGGAGGCCCCAGCTCCCGAAATCAGTGATTTCCTGAGGCACCAACTCCGCTATGGCCCCAAGGATCCCAGGAACTCCACTGGTACCACAGTCATGCAGCTGCTGTCCACTGAAACCTGCTGCCCAGCTCTGCAGAGGCCAAACCTAGCCCCAGCTCTGGACGAGCCTGCATGTGCTCAGCCCATGATGTCCCAACAGGATGGACCAGAGCAGACCTCCCCAACTAGAGAA GCTCCATCTCTGACAGTGATGGATGGAAGCTGCCTCATCTCAGGGCTCCAGCCTGGGAACTCCTACCGGCTCCAGCTGCGCAGCCAACCTGATGGGGTGTCCCTGCGTGGCTCCTGGGGACCCTGGTCCCTCCCTGTAACCACGGACCTGCCTGAGGATGCAG TGGAAATTGGACTGCAGTGCTTTACCCGGGACTTGAAGAACGTTACCTGTGAGTGGCAGCGACAGGACCATGCTAGCTCCCAAGGCTTCTTCTATCACAGCAGGCCACGGTGCTGCCCCAGAAACAG GGACCCCATCTGGGAAAAGtgtgaagaggaggagaaaaatccAGGATTACAGCCCTCCCAGTTCTCCCGCTGCCACTTCAAGTCACGAAATGACAGTGTTATTCACATCCTTGTGGAGGTGACCACAGCCCAGGGTGCTTTTCACAGCTACCTGGGCTCCCCTTTCTGGATCCACCAGGCTG TGCTTATCCCCACTCCAAACTTGCACTGGAGTGAGGTCTCCAGTGGGCAGCTGGAATTGGAATGGCAGCACCCATCATCCTGGGCAGCCCAAGAGACCTGCTATCAGCTCCGATACATAGGAGAAGGCCATCAAGACTGGAAG GTACTGGAGCCACCTCTTGGGGCCCAGGGAGAGATCCTGGAGCTACGCCCGCGCTCCCGCTACCGTTTACAGCTGCGCGCCAGGCTCCACGGTCCCACCTACCAAGGCCCCTGGAGCACTTGGTCAGACCCAGTTAGGGTGGAGACCGCCTCCGACACAG CCTGGATCTCCTTGGTGACCGCTCTGCTCCTAATGCTGGGCCTCAGCGCCCTCCTGGGCCTGCTGCTGCTGAGGTGGCAGTTTCTCGCGCACTACAG GAGCCTGAGGCATGCCCTGTGGCCCTCACTTCCGGACCTACACCGGGTCGTAGGCCAGTACCTTAGGGATACTGCAGCTCTGAGTCCG cccaaGGCTGCAGTCTCAGATGCCTGTGAGGAAGTGGAACCCAGCCTCCTTGAAATTCTACCTAAGTCCTCAGAGAAGACTCCCTTGCCCCTATGTTCTTCCCAGACCCAGATGGACTACCGAGGATTGCAGCACTCTTGCCTGGGGACCATGCCCCTGTCTGTGTGCCCACCCATGGCTGAGTCAGGGTCCTACTGTACCACTCACATTGCCAACCACTCCTACTTACCACTGACCTGTTGGCAGGCCCCTCACTCCCAGTACCCTGGACAGATCCAAACCCTCTAG
- the MPL gene encoding thrombopoietin receptor isoform X5, with protein MSGSQPGELQISWEAPAPEISDFLRHQLRYGPKDPRNSTGTTVMQLLSTETCCPALQRPNLAPALDEPACAQPMMSQQDGPEQTSPTREAPSLTVMDGSCLISGLQPGNSYRLQLRSQPDGVSLRGSWGPWSLPVTTDLPEDAVEIGLQCFTRDLKNVTCEWQRQDHASSQGFFYHSRPRCCPRNRDPIWEKCEEEEKNPGLQPSQFSRCHFKSRNDSVIHILVEVTTAQGAFHSYLGSPFWIHQAEGLRPVPDDIPVVLIPTPNLHWSEVSSGQLELEWQHPSSWAAQETCYQLRYIGEGHQDWKVLEPPLGAQGEILELRPRSRYRLQLRARLHGPTYQGPWSTWSDPVRVETASDTAWISLVTALLLMLGLSALLGLLLLRWQFLAHYRSLRHALWPSLPDLHRVVGQYLRDTAALSPPKAAVSDACEEVEPSLLEILPKSSEKTPLPLCSSQTQMDYRGLQHSCLGTMPLSVCPPMAESGSYCTTHIANHSYLPLTCWQAPHSQYPGQIQTL; from the exons ATGAGCGGGAGCCAGCCAGGGGAGCTTCAGATCAGCTGGGAGGCCCCAGCTCCCGAAATCAGTGATTTCCTGAGGCACCAACTCCGCTATGGCCCCAAGGATCCCAGGAACTCCACTGGTACCACAGTCATGCAGCTGCTGTCCACTGAAACCTGCTGCCCAGCTCTGCAGAGGCCAAACCTAGCCCCAGCTCTGGACGAGCCTGCATGTGCTCAGCCCATGATGTCCCAACAGGATGGACCAGAGCAGACCTCCCCAACTAGAGAA GCTCCATCTCTGACAGTGATGGATGGAAGCTGCCTCATCTCAGGGCTCCAGCCTGGGAACTCCTACCGGCTCCAGCTGCGCAGCCAACCTGATGGGGTGTCCCTGCGTGGCTCCTGGGGACCCTGGTCCCTCCCTGTAACCACGGACCTGCCTGAGGATGCAG TGGAAATTGGACTGCAGTGCTTTACCCGGGACTTGAAGAACGTTACCTGTGAGTGGCAGCGACAGGACCATGCTAGCTCCCAAGGCTTCTTCTATCACAGCAGGCCACGGTGCTGCCCCAGAAACAG GGACCCCATCTGGGAAAAGtgtgaagaggaggagaaaaatccAGGATTACAGCCCTCCCAGTTCTCCCGCTGCCACTTCAAGTCACGAAATGACAGTGTTATTCACATCCTTGTGGAGGTGACCACAGCCCAGGGTGCTTTTCACAGCTACCTGGGCTCCCCTTTCTGGATCCACCAGGCTG AAGGGCTTAGGCCAGTCCCTGATGACATCCCTGTAGTGCTTATCCCCACTCCAAACTTGCACTGGAGTGAGGTCTCCAGTGGGCAGCTGGAATTGGAATGGCAGCACCCATCATCCTGGGCAGCCCAAGAGACCTGCTATCAGCTCCGATACATAGGAGAAGGCCATCAAGACTGGAAG GTACTGGAGCCACCTCTTGGGGCCCAGGGAGAGATCCTGGAGCTACGCCCGCGCTCCCGCTACCGTTTACAGCTGCGCGCCAGGCTCCACGGTCCCACCTACCAAGGCCCCTGGAGCACTTGGTCAGACCCAGTTAGGGTGGAGACCGCCTCCGACACAG CCTGGATCTCCTTGGTGACCGCTCTGCTCCTAATGCTGGGCCTCAGCGCCCTCCTGGGCCTGCTGCTGCTGAGGTGGCAGTTTCTCGCGCACTACAG GAGCCTGAGGCATGCCCTGTGGCCCTCACTTCCGGACCTACACCGGGTCGTAGGCCAGTACCTTAGGGATACTGCAGCTCTGAGTCCG cccaaGGCTGCAGTCTCAGATGCCTGTGAGGAAGTGGAACCCAGCCTCCTTGAAATTCTACCTAAGTCCTCAGAGAAGACTCCCTTGCCCCTATGTTCTTCCCAGACCCAGATGGACTACCGAGGATTGCAGCACTCTTGCCTGGGGACCATGCCCCTGTCTGTGTGCCCACCCATGGCTGAGTCAGGGTCCTACTGTACCACTCACATTGCCAACCACTCCTACTTACCACTGACCTGTTGGCAGGCCCCTCACTCCCAGTACCCTGGACAGATCCAAACCCTCTAG